A region of Paenibacillus thiaminolyticus DNA encodes the following proteins:
- a CDS encoding MntP/YtaF family protein, producing the protein MLMQAASMFVLAFALSLDSFGVGITYGLRRVRIPIFSIVIISICSGVFIWLSMQAGGLLVRYVSPAAAQWTGSIILITIGAWAIIQLLRKKEDASEAGRSRSDGMKQIPPQDLKEWIGRAESKPLIRIQLRRLGLVIQILKTPSAADIDRSGSISAAEAAWLGAALSLDAFGAGIGASLLGYPSLLTAIVIALFSGAFLRAGMHLGMKFSHQRWIKRISFLPGLLLMLMGMLKLIS; encoded by the coding sequence ATGCTAATGCAAGCAGCGTCCATGTTCGTCTTGGCTTTTGCGCTGAGCCTTGACAGCTTCGGAGTCGGAATAACTTACGGTCTGCGCCGTGTGCGTATCCCGATATTTTCGATCGTAATCATTTCGATATGCTCCGGAGTGTTCATCTGGCTGTCGATGCAGGCCGGAGGGCTCCTGGTAAGGTACGTATCTCCGGCTGCAGCGCAATGGACCGGCTCGATTATCCTGATTACGATCGGGGCTTGGGCAATCATTCAGCTGCTTCGCAAGAAGGAGGATGCATCGGAAGCGGGCCGAAGCCGGAGCGATGGTATGAAGCAGATTCCTCCCCAGGACCTGAAGGAATGGATTGGCCGGGCGGAATCGAAGCCGCTCATTCGCATCCAGCTGCGCCGTCTCGGATTAGTCATTCAAATATTGAAGACGCCCTCGGCTGCCGATATTGATCGCTCGGGAAGCATTAGCGCCGCCGAAGCGGCATGGCTCGGAGCTGCCTTGTCGCTTGATGCGTTCGGCGCAGGGATCGGGGCATCCTTGCTTGGCTATCCGTCGTTGCTGACGGCAATTGTGATCGCCTTATTTAGCGGCGCCTTTTTGCGGGCAGGCATGCATCTGGGAATGAAGTTCTCGCACCAGCGCTGGATTAAGAGAATATCATTCCTGCCAGGTTTGTTGTTAATGTTGATGGGGATGCTAAAATTGATATCTTAA
- the mutM gene encoding DNA-formamidopyrimidine glycosylase yields MPELPEVETVKRTLNTLVAGKTIERVTVTLPRIIQRPANIEEFCDALSGHTIEQVERRGKFLRILLDGLTLVSHLRMEGRYGVFQAGEPVEKHTHVIFHLTDGSELRYKDVRQFGTMHLFRRDEEWSMPPLQKLGVEPLSEEFTPDVLTALLRKRRSFIKPVLLNQHVVVGIGNIYVDEALFRAGIHPLRPADELTEAECVRLHEAIVATLTDAVEAGGSSIKSYVNGQGEMGMFQHQLQMYGRQGEPCIRCGQIIEKSVVGGRGTHYCPRCQKHSQTR; encoded by the coding sequence ATGCCGGAATTGCCGGAAGTGGAGACTGTCAAAAGGACATTAAATACGCTGGTGGCGGGAAAAACGATTGAGCGCGTGACCGTTACGCTCCCCCGCATCATCCAGCGTCCAGCGAATATAGAAGAGTTTTGCGACGCATTGAGCGGACATACGATCGAACAGGTAGAGCGGCGGGGCAAGTTCCTCCGCATTTTGCTGGACGGGCTTACGCTGGTGTCCCATCTGCGGATGGAAGGGCGCTATGGCGTGTTCCAGGCGGGGGAGCCGGTGGAGAAGCATACTCACGTTATCTTCCATCTGACGGATGGCAGCGAACTAAGGTATAAGGACGTGCGCCAGTTCGGCACGATGCATCTATTCCGGCGTGATGAGGAATGGAGCATGCCGCCGCTGCAGAAGCTGGGGGTGGAGCCGCTCTCGGAAGAGTTCACACCCGATGTGCTGACCGCTTTGCTGCGCAAGCGCCGCAGCTTCATTAAGCCGGTGCTTCTCAATCAGCATGTCGTGGTTGGCATCGGGAATATCTATGTGGATGAAGCATTGTTCCGGGCTGGCATTCATCCGCTGCGGCCGGCGGACGAGCTGACCGAAGCGGAATGCGTCCGCTTGCACGAAGCAATTGTGGCCACATTGACCGATGCGGTCGAGGCCGGAGGCTCCTCGATCAAATCGTATGTCAACGGTCAGGGCGAGATGGGCATGTTCCAGCATCAGCTTCAAATGTACGGTCGTCAGGGCGAGCCGTGCATCCGCTGCGGACAAATCATTGAAAAGAGCGTTGTTGGAGGCAGGGGCACGCATTACTGCCCGCGCTGCCAGAAGCATTCCCAAACGCGCTAA
- the polA gene encoding DNA polymerase I gives MKEKWIVIDGNSIIYRAFFAMPPLTNSQGLHTNAVFGFTQMLLRILEEEQPTHMLVAFDAGKETFRHGDYQDYKGGREKTPPELSEQFPLLKELLTAMGIAHFEMAGYEADDIIGTMTRQADEAGQPMFVVTGDKDMLQLASGHVSVLLTRKGVTEVEKYTPAEIEEKYGLKPEQIIDLKGLMGDTSDNIPGVPGIGEKTALKLLHQYPSVESVLEHVDELKGKMKENLVNHAEDARMSKRLATIFREVPLDLPPEQMKFDGLQAETLPALRKLEFRSVIERLEKAGVGGDAEPAAVDESLTAERLHVRMAGESGWDGLNEMLAAADVLIVEAHGDNPHQAELIGLLVGTEEESWYVTADELQSKEAAELRTWLGDGQRPKSGFDLHYNDLVLHWAGVPLEGSVFDVHLAAYLLNPEDASATLQSVAVKYGLPPSPDNDAVYGKGAKFKVPEKAVVAEHAARKAKLVRLLKPVMEKALQEQEMNRLYYDLELPLSKVLAQMEKTGIRVNKQSLHDLGTNFKQQIEETMARIYDLAGTEFNIGSPKQLGEILFDKLGLPVVKKTKTGYSTDAEVLEKLEPYHDIIPLILLYRQMTKLQSTYIEGLLKEVRESTGKVHTYYRQTIAATGRLSSQYPNLQNIPIRLEEGRQIRQAFVPSEPGWHIVAADYSQIELRVLAHISGDDKLKEAFIHDMDIHTKTAMDVFGVAADQVDANMRRQAKAVNFGIVYGISDYGLSQNLHITRKEAAAFIDQYFHVFRGVRQYMDDIVKQARKDGYVTTLLERRRYLKDINASNYNLRSFAERTAMNTPIQGTAADIIKLAMVQMDAKLKELGLKSRMLLQVHDELVFEVPEDEVDTMKKLVPEVMEAALKLDVPLRADVSSGGNWYEAK, from the coding sequence ATGAAAGAAAAATGGATCGTAATCGACGGCAATAGCATTATTTACCGTGCTTTTTTTGCGATGCCACCATTGACGAACTCACAAGGATTGCATACCAACGCCGTATTCGGCTTTACGCAGATGCTGCTTCGCATTTTGGAGGAGGAGCAGCCGACTCATATGCTGGTCGCGTTTGACGCGGGCAAGGAGACGTTCCGCCACGGAGACTATCAGGACTATAAGGGAGGCCGGGAAAAAACGCCGCCTGAGCTGTCCGAGCAGTTCCCGCTGTTGAAGGAGCTGCTGACGGCGATGGGCATCGCCCATTTCGAGATGGCGGGCTACGAGGCGGATGACATCATCGGCACGATGACCCGTCAGGCGGATGAAGCGGGACAGCCGATGTTCGTCGTCACCGGGGACAAGGACATGCTTCAGCTTGCTTCCGGACATGTGTCCGTGCTGCTTACGCGCAAGGGCGTGACGGAGGTGGAGAAGTACACGCCGGCCGAGATAGAGGAGAAGTACGGCTTGAAGCCGGAACAGATTATCGATCTGAAAGGATTGATGGGAGACACCTCTGATAATATCCCGGGCGTTCCGGGAATTGGAGAGAAGACGGCACTGAAGCTGCTGCATCAGTATCCTAGCGTCGAGAGCGTGCTGGAGCATGTAGACGAGCTGAAGGGCAAGATGAAGGAGAATCTGGTCAATCATGCGGAAGATGCCCGGATGAGCAAGCGGCTGGCCACGATTTTCCGGGAGGTTCCGCTCGATCTGCCGCCGGAACAGATGAAGTTCGACGGCTTGCAAGCAGAGACGTTGCCGGCGCTCCGCAAGCTTGAGTTCAGATCTGTTATCGAGCGGCTTGAAAAAGCCGGTGTCGGCGGAGATGCCGAGCCTGCGGCCGTCGATGAATCGCTCACTGCGGAGCGTCTCCATGTCCGTATGGCCGGAGAAAGCGGATGGGACGGGCTGAATGAGATGCTCGCCGCCGCAGACGTGCTGATTGTGGAAGCCCATGGCGACAATCCGCATCAAGCTGAGCTCATCGGCCTGCTTGTCGGGACAGAGGAAGAGAGCTGGTATGTAACGGCAGATGAACTGCAGAGCAAAGAGGCGGCCGAACTGCGGACATGGCTGGGAGACGGGCAACGTCCAAAAAGCGGCTTCGATCTTCACTATAACGATCTGGTTCTTCATTGGGCGGGAGTTCCGCTGGAGGGCTCTGTCTTCGACGTCCATCTCGCAGCCTATCTCCTCAATCCGGAGGATGCTTCGGCTACGCTGCAGTCTGTCGCGGTGAAGTACGGGCTGCCGCCCTCTCCGGACAATGACGCCGTCTACGGCAAAGGCGCCAAGTTCAAGGTGCCGGAAAAGGCGGTTGTCGCAGAGCATGCGGCTCGCAAAGCGAAGCTCGTCCGGCTTCTGAAGCCGGTGATGGAGAAGGCGTTGCAAGAGCAGGAGATGAACCGGCTCTATTATGATCTGGAGCTGCCGCTCTCCAAGGTGCTGGCACAGATGGAGAAAACGGGCATTCGGGTGAACAAGCAAAGTCTTCACGATTTGGGAACGAACTTCAAGCAGCAGATCGAGGAGACGATGGCGCGCATTTATGATCTCGCCGGCACCGAGTTCAATATCGGTTCGCCGAAGCAGTTGGGCGAGATTCTGTTCGATAAGCTGGGCTTGCCGGTTGTTAAGAAGACAAAGACGGGATATTCGACCGATGCCGAGGTGCTGGAGAAGCTGGAGCCGTACCATGATATTATCCCCCTCATCTTGCTCTACCGGCAGATGACGAAGCTGCAGTCCACCTATATTGAAGGGCTGCTGAAGGAAGTGCGCGAGAGTACGGGCAAGGTTCATACTTATTACCGTCAGACCATTGCGGCGACGGGCCGCTTGAGCAGCCAGTATCCGAATCTTCAGAACATTCCGATCCGGCTTGAGGAAGGGCGGCAAATCCGTCAGGCGTTCGTGCCTTCGGAGCCGGGCTGGCATATTGTCGCGGCGGACTATTCCCAGATCGAGCTGCGCGTTCTGGCCCATATCTCTGGGGATGACAAGCTGAAGGAAGCGTTCATCCACGATATGGACATTCATACGAAGACCGCGATGGACGTATTCGGCGTCGCCGCCGATCAGGTGGATGCCAATATGCGCCGGCAGGCAAAGGCCGTCAACTTCGGTATCGTATACGGCATCAGCGACTACGGGTTGTCTCAGAACCTGCATATTACGCGCAAGGAAGCTGCCGCGTTCATCGATCAGTATTTCCATGTGTTCCGAGGCGTCCGTCAATATATGGATGATATCGTCAAGCAGGCTCGCAAGGACGGTTATGTCACGACGCTTCTCGAGCGCAGACGTTACCTCAAGGATATTAACGCATCGAACTACAATCTTCGTTCGTTCGCGGAACGGACGGCGATGAATACGCCGATCCAGGGCACCGCCGCCGATATTATCAAGCTGGCGATGGTCCAGATGGATGCCAAGCTGAAGGAACTGGGCTTGAAGAGCCGGATGCTGCTTCAGGTGCACGATGAATTGGTATTCGAGGTGCCGGAGGATGAAGTGGACACGATGAAGAAGCTGGTGCCGGAAGTGATGGAAGCGGCTTTGAAGCTCGATGTGCCGCTTCGGGCCGATGTCAGCTCTGGCGGCAATTGGTACGAAGCGAAGTAA
- the phoU gene encoding phosphate signaling complex protein PhoU: MIKRREFDLGLDELSRLLEQMGSHVERALFESIESLKTMDAERARAIISEDPHLNRMEDTIMELGSKLILTQQPVAKDLRRILVAFRISSDLERMGDLSIDIAKVVLRIEGQTLMKPLIDLPRMAEIVQHMITDSIRAYVQEDIDLAYKMAKDDDHVDQLYSQIFRELLSYVLENPHNASQAMLLTFVGRYIERIADHATNIGESVVYLVTNERPDLNS; this comes from the coding sequence ATGATTAAGCGCAGGGAATTCGATCTGGGGTTGGATGAGCTCAGCCGCCTGCTCGAACAAATGGGCAGCCATGTGGAGCGCGCGCTGTTCGAATCGATAGAATCGTTGAAAACAATGGACGCGGAGCGCGCCCGGGCAATCATTAGCGAGGATCCGCATCTGAACCGGATGGAGGATACGATTATGGAGCTGGGATCGAAGCTGATTTTGACGCAGCAGCCGGTCGCCAAAGATCTGCGGCGCATCCTTGTCGCCTTCCGCATTTCCAGCGATCTGGAACGGATGGGCGATCTGTCCATCGATATCGCCAAGGTCGTGCTGCGGATAGAAGGTCAGACGCTGATGAAGCCGCTCATCGACCTGCCGCGCATGGCGGAGATTGTCCAGCACATGATTACCGATTCGATTCGGGCCTATGTGCAGGAAGATATCGATCTGGCCTACAAAATGGCGAAGGACGATGATCACGTCGACCAGCTGTACAGCCAAATATTCCGTGAACTGCTCAGCTACGTGCTCGAAAATCCGCATAACGCCTCTCAGGCGATGCTGCTCACCTTCGTCGGCCGCTATATCGAACGGATTGCGGACCATGCCACCAATATCGGCGAGTCGGTCGTCTACCTCGTCACCAATGAACGTCCTGATCTAAATAGTTGA
- the pstB gene encoding phosphate ABC transporter ATP-binding protein PstB yields the protein MTTAAITTNTASATNLNTIINIDSLNLYYGTYHALKNVTMTIPEKAVTAFIGPSGCGKSTLLRTLNRMNDMIAGTRIEGRVEIAGTNIYSNEVDVETLRKKVGMVFQQPNPFPKSIYDNIAYGPRLHGIRNKAKLDEIVEQSLRSAVLWDEVKDYLKRSAFSLSGGQQQRLCIARALAVNPEILLMDEATSALDPISTLKIEELVQELKHHYTIVMVTHNMHQAARVSDQTVFFLNGEVVEFDQTETLFSNPSDKRTEDYITGRFG from the coding sequence ATGACGACGGCGGCGATAACGACGAATACGGCATCCGCGACGAATTTGAACACAATTATCAATATAGACAGCCTGAATTTGTACTACGGCACCTACCATGCGCTCAAGAATGTGACGATGACGATCCCTGAGAAGGCAGTCACCGCGTTCATCGGCCCTTCCGGCTGCGGCAAGTCGACGCTGCTGCGGACGCTGAACCGGATGAACGACATGATTGCCGGCACGCGTATTGAGGGGCGGGTAGAGATTGCCGGCACCAATATTTATAGCAATGAAGTCGATGTGGAGACGCTTCGCAAAAAAGTAGGAATGGTCTTCCAGCAGCCGAATCCTTTTCCGAAATCGATATATGACAATATTGCCTATGGCCCGCGGCTTCATGGCATTCGCAACAAGGCGAAGCTGGATGAGATCGTTGAGCAGAGCCTCCGTTCCGCCGTGCTGTGGGATGAAGTGAAGGATTATTTGAAGCGGTCGGCATTCAGTCTGTCCGGGGGGCAGCAGCAGCGCCTCTGTATCGCGCGCGCGTTGGCGGTGAACCCCGAGATTCTGCTGATGGATGAAGCGACATCCGCGCTGGATCCGATCTCGACGCTGAAGATCGAGGAACTGGTACAGGAACTGAAGCATCACTATACGATTGTCATGGTTACGCACAATATGCATCAAGCCGCCCGCGTGTCGGATCAGACCGTCTTTTTCCTCAATGGGGAAGTGGTTGAGTTCGATCAGACGGAGACGCTGTTCTCCAATCCGAGCGACAAGCGGACGGAAGATTATATTACGGGACGCTTCGGCTAA
- the pstA gene encoding phosphate ABC transporter permease PstA encodes MAMLQDANRKQISTRRKIDFCLHILFVIATLIGIVALMALLVNIMVDGLSRLNLDLFTNYPSRRPAAAGMKSAIVGSIYMVLIMAPISFILGVGAAIYLEEYAQKNALTRFIQLNISTLAGVPSIVYGILGLTIFVRGMSLDRSLLSGALTMTLLVLPIIIVSSQEAIRAVPKMRRDASFALGATKWQTVSRSVMPSAISGILTGVILALSRAIGETAPLVMIGALTFVAFLPNSILDQFTVMPIQIFNWVSRPQLAFHELAAAGIIVLLVLLILMNLSAVLLRNKYQKNR; translated from the coding sequence ATGGCGATGTTACAGGACGCGAACCGCAAGCAAATCAGCACCCGGCGGAAAATCGATTTTTGCCTTCACATTCTTTTTGTTATCGCGACATTGATTGGGATTGTGGCGCTGATGGCGCTGCTCGTGAACATTATGGTGGACGGCCTGTCCCGGCTCAACTTAGATTTGTTCACGAATTACCCGTCCCGCCGGCCTGCCGCCGCCGGGATGAAATCGGCAATTGTCGGATCCATATATATGGTGCTCATTATGGCGCCCATCTCATTCATCCTTGGCGTAGGAGCGGCCATTTATCTGGAAGAATACGCACAGAAGAACGCCCTTACCCGGTTCATTCAGCTGAATATCAGTACTTTGGCGGGCGTTCCGTCCATCGTATACGGGATTCTCGGGCTGACGATTTTCGTGCGCGGCATGTCGCTTGACCGCAGCCTGCTCTCAGGAGCGCTCACGATGACCTTGCTCGTGCTGCCGATTATTATCGTATCCTCCCAAGAGGCGATTCGGGCTGTTCCGAAGATGCGGCGCGACGCTTCGTTCGCGCTCGGCGCGACCAAATGGCAGACGGTCTCCCGTTCGGTCATGCCATCAGCCATCTCCGGCATTCTGACCGGCGTCATCCTGGCATTGTCCCGGGCGATCGGCGAGACGGCCCCGCTGGTTATGATCGGCGCCTTGACGTTCGTCGCCTTTCTTCCGAACAGCATTTTGGATCAGTTCACCGTTATGCCGATCCAGATTTTCAACTGGGTATCGCGGCCGCAGCTGGCATTCCATGAATTGGCCGCAGCGGGCATCATCGTGCTGCTTGTACTGCTCATCCTGATGAACCTGTCAGCCGTGCTGCTGCGCAATAAATATCAGAAAAACAGATAA
- the pstC gene encoding phosphate ABC transporter permease subunit PstC, whose protein sequence is MQANVPQQEGKLTFRNRRMHLSDKIVPVLLFLCAAVSVLTTIGIVYTLFSETWSFFSHVNIADFLFGTRWSPLIAPKSFGILPLIGGTLLVTLIACLVAIPIGLASAIYLSEYAPDRVRKIVKPILEVLAGVPTIVYGYFALTFVTPIIREIFPSTGVFNALSAGLVVGIMIIPMVSSLSEDAMTAVPRSLRHGAYALGATRFEVALKIVVPAALSGIVSSAVLAFSRAIGETMIVTVAAGATPNLTLNPLESIQTMTAYIVQVSLGDTPHGSIEYGTIFAVGMTLFIITFLLNILALWVARRFREEY, encoded by the coding sequence ATGCAGGCGAATGTCCCGCAACAAGAAGGGAAGCTGACGTTTCGTAACCGCAGAATGCATTTGTCGGATAAAATCGTGCCAGTCCTGCTGTTCCTATGCGCGGCCGTCTCCGTTCTGACGACAATAGGCATCGTCTATACGTTATTCTCTGAGACGTGGAGCTTCTTCTCCCACGTCAACATCGCCGACTTCCTGTTCGGCACCCGGTGGAGCCCGCTTATTGCACCGAAGTCGTTCGGCATTCTCCCGCTTATCGGCGGGACGCTGCTGGTGACGCTAATCGCATGTCTGGTTGCGATCCCGATCGGGTTGGCTAGCGCCATCTATCTGAGCGAGTACGCGCCAGATCGGGTCCGCAAGATCGTCAAGCCGATTCTGGAAGTGCTGGCTGGCGTGCCGACTATTGTATACGGCTATTTCGCCCTTACCTTCGTCACGCCGATCATCCGGGAGATCTTCCCGAGCACAGGCGTATTCAATGCGCTCAGCGCCGGACTCGTCGTCGGCATCATGATTATTCCGATGGTCTCCTCCTTGAGCGAGGACGCAATGACTGCGGTGCCGCGCAGCCTGCGCCACGGGGCCTATGCCCTTGGGGCAACGCGCTTCGAGGTGGCGCTCAAGATTGTCGTGCCTGCCGCGTTGTCAGGTATCGTCTCCTCCGCCGTACTCGCCTTCTCGCGGGCGATCGGCGAGACGATGATTGTGACGGTGGCCGCAGGGGCGACTCCGAACTTGACACTGAATCCGCTGGAGAGCATTCAGACGATGACCGCTTATATCGTGCAGGTCAGCCTAGGCGACACGCCGCATGGATCTATCGAGTACGGCACGATTTTCGCCGTCGGTATGACGTTGTTCATTATTACGTTTCTGCTTAATATATTGGCGCTTTGGGTTGCACGCCGGTTCAGGGAGGAGTATTGA
- a CDS encoding PstS family phosphate ABC transporter substrate-binding protein: MKKWGKQIMLLTLVAVMAFTLAACGGKKDDTSNASAGNTGTDSTQTNTANNTENQGSQDKLSGTIEIDGSSTVYPMTEAIAEEFGKEHSAVRVSVGTSGTGGGFKRFAAGETAISNASRPIKDKEAEDAKANGIEYLELTVAYDGLSIVVNKDNSWVDKITLDELKKIYEPNSKVKTWADVREGWPNEEIKIYSPGADHGTFDYFTEEINGKAQESRNDGQITFSADTNAIVQGVAGDKNAIGYFGYSFFEENQDKLKLVPVDNGTATVTPTLDTIKDGSYSPLSRPLLIYVSKKQMEKPEVKAYVEYYLTTAGSIAEEVGYVPLPQEKYDEQLNQLK, from the coding sequence TTGAAAAAGTGGGGCAAACAGATCATGCTGCTTACTTTGGTGGCAGTCATGGCATTCACGCTGGCAGCCTGCGGCGGCAAAAAAGATGATACCTCGAACGCAAGCGCCGGCAATACGGGAACGGACTCAACGCAGACGAACACAGCTAACAATACGGAAAACCAAGGCAGCCAGGACAAATTGTCCGGCACGATTGAAATCGACGGTTCCAGCACAGTCTATCCGATGACAGAGGCGATTGCGGAAGAATTCGGCAAGGAGCATAGCGCGGTCCGCGTCTCCGTAGGAACGTCCGGCACCGGCGGCGGCTTCAAGCGGTTTGCCGCAGGCGAGACTGCCATCAGCAACGCTTCCCGCCCGATCAAGGACAAGGAAGCGGAAGATGCGAAGGCGAACGGCATCGAGTATTTGGAATTGACGGTTGCTTATGACGGCTTGTCCATCGTCGTGAACAAAGATAACTCCTGGGTCGACAAAATTACGCTCGACGAGCTGAAAAAAATCTATGAGCCGAACTCCAAAGTCAAGACGTGGGCAGATGTGCGGGAAGGCTGGCCGAACGAGGAGATCAAAATCTACTCTCCGGGCGCGGACCATGGAACGTTCGACTATTTTACGGAAGAGATTAACGGTAAGGCGCAAGAAAGCCGCAATGACGGCCAGATTACGTTCAGCGCCGATACGAACGCTATCGTGCAAGGCGTAGCCGGAGACAAAAATGCGATCGGCTACTTCGGATACTCTTTCTTCGAGGAAAATCAAGATAAGCTGAAGCTCGTACCTGTCGATAACGGAACGGCAACGGTAACTCCAACGCTCGATACGATTAAAGATGGGAGCTATTCCCCATTGTCCCGTCCGCTCCTTATCTACGTAAGCAAGAAGCAGATGGAGAAGCCGGAAGTGAAGGCTTATGTCGAGTACTACCTGACGACGGCAGGCAGCATTGCGGAAGAAGTCGGGTATGTGCCGCTGCCGCAAGAGAAATATGACGAGCAGTTGAACCAGTTGAAGTAA
- a CDS encoding BglG family transcription antiterminator, whose protein sequence is MMEKDISRKIKLLKILAEEKKWFTLSELEQKLDCSSKTIRKDISVLNDLLPQNASIYSKKGKGIRLAIPQDQTICEVISNLSKKSLTFLVLQKFLEGTATTITSLSEKLYLPASSTNIVLKRVSEYIEKFGLSLEKKPLGITGDEFQIILMFSERYLEAFTEEEWPFTEYRKEVLLGYISYIEKKLGIIFSTNDRRRFVFIMAILFIRRKRGHRVKFNECIIKNTIETPYYKEIFERGIDGKRDAIHFLAVEEKVLLVIIVKISRYASVNQANLRREELKLYKEGKIQAYTYISDFIHILEREVKIDLASDEDFVYGMVDYCRHTFYKLMFLPKIIMPEKETCKYIKKTYKKTFLSVKKAYNEWAKKLEILDVPDEEAAKVTMRIAATGRLKNMNKKKVLLVTGEEKSWEIYMKSWINKKFDGKLEIIGEVDRKMIEGDIKSMDIDFIITTIPLNIHFHSIVHVSPILQERDFNEIEIFVNQNG, encoded by the coding sequence ATGATGGAAAAAGATATTAGTCGTAAAATCAAATTGTTGAAGATTCTGGCTGAGGAAAAGAAGTGGTTTACTCTCTCTGAACTTGAACAAAAACTAGATTGTTCCAGTAAAACAATTCGAAAGGATATATCAGTTCTCAATGATTTATTGCCGCAAAACGCTTCTATCTATTCAAAAAAGGGAAAAGGGATCAGATTAGCCATACCCCAAGATCAGACCATATGTGAAGTCATATCTAATTTATCTAAAAAATCCCTAACTTTTTTGGTTCTTCAGAAGTTTTTGGAAGGAACTGCAACTACCATTACCTCTTTGTCCGAGAAATTATATCTTCCTGCCTCTTCAACGAATATAGTACTAAAAAGGGTTAGTGAATATATTGAAAAATTTGGTTTATCACTTGAGAAAAAACCTTTAGGAATCACAGGGGATGAGTTCCAAATCATCTTAATGTTTTCCGAACGCTATTTGGAGGCTTTTACGGAAGAAGAATGGCCGTTTACAGAGTATAGGAAAGAAGTGCTTCTAGGTTATATTTCTTATATCGAAAAAAAATTAGGTATTATATTTTCGACGAACGACAGAAGAAGATTCGTTTTTATCATGGCCATTCTTTTTATACGCAGGAAGCGAGGGCATAGGGTAAAATTTAATGAATGCATAATTAAAAATACAATTGAGACCCCGTATTATAAAGAAATATTTGAAAGGGGCATAGATGGAAAACGAGATGCCATTCATTTTTTGGCGGTTGAGGAGAAAGTACTATTAGTAATCATTGTGAAAATATCCAGATACGCAAGCGTGAATCAAGCTAACTTAAGGCGGGAAGAACTAAAACTGTATAAGGAAGGAAAAATACAAGCTTATACTTATATAAGTGATTTCATTCACATATTGGAAAGAGAAGTAAAGATTGATTTAGCAAGCGACGAAGATTTTGTGTATGGTATGGTTGATTACTGTAGACATACCTTTTATAAATTAATGTTTCTCCCGAAGATCATAATGCCGGAAAAGGAGACTTGCAAGTATATAAAGAAGACTTATAAAAAAACATTTTTGTCAGTGAAGAAAGCATATAACGAATGGGCGAAGAAACTGGAAATCTTAGATGTGCCTGATGAAGAAGCGGCCAAAGTAACGATGCGGATCGCGGCAACCGGGCGGCTCAAAAATATGAATAAGAAAAAAGTGCTGCTAGTTACAGGGGAAGAGAAAAGCTGGGAAATATACATGAAGAGCTGGATTAATAAAAAGTTCGACGGAAAACTAGAGATTATAGGCGAAGTGGATCGTAAAATGATTGAAGGCGATATAAAAAGCATGGACATTGACTTTATTATTACGACAATACCGCTTAATATTCATTTTCATTCCATTGTTCATGTATCCCCAATACTGCAAGAACGTGATTTCAATGAAATCGAAATATTTGTCAATCAAAACGGATAA